In the genome of Myroides phaeus, one region contains:
- a CDS encoding 1-acyl-sn-glycerol-3-phosphate acyltransferase, whose translation MSKFDSIRHYKDLEVNEVLQQISKHPMIKALMGFTFPNKTEEEWMERLREIKSIQQFQDNFAYYSIQKILEKSSSGLTTSGFEKLEKNTPYLYISNHRDILMDTSLLNVALKDNGLIMTASAIGDNLVQKSFLLALAKVNRNFLVKRGLPPRELLESSKVMSEYIQHLLTEENRSVWIAQREGRTKDGNDATHQGVLKMLAMASGEMNPIEYLKKIKIVPVSISYEYDPTDALKMPQILAKANDEVYVKDKNEDFINLYSGIIGQKRGIHIHVGEVLDQELDCLINSSEKVNKQMQAVATIIDKSVIKNYHLWPTNYIAYDLLNQTNEYADKYTEKEKQLFERRLELRVDKANKVVVENFLAMYANPVINKLKLNNEQ comes from the coding sequence ATGTCTAAGTTTGATTCAATACGCCATTACAAAGATCTTGAGGTAAACGAAGTCTTACAACAGATTTCTAAACACCCAATGATAAAAGCGTTAATGGGTTTTACTTTTCCTAATAAAACTGAAGAAGAATGGATGGAAAGGTTAAGGGAAATAAAATCTATACAGCAATTTCAAGATAACTTTGCTTATTATTCTATTCAAAAGATTCTGGAAAAAAGCTCAAGTGGCTTGACAACTTCAGGTTTTGAAAAATTAGAAAAAAACACACCCTATTTATATATATCTAATCACCGTGATATTCTTATGGATACGTCTCTGTTAAACGTAGCTCTGAAAGATAATGGTTTGATTATGACGGCTTCTGCTATTGGAGATAATCTCGTACAGAAATCCTTTCTTTTAGCATTAGCAAAAGTAAATAGAAACTTTTTAGTAAAACGTGGATTACCTCCTCGTGAATTATTAGAGAGTTCAAAAGTAATGTCTGAATATATTCAGCACTTACTAACAGAAGAAAATCGTTCTGTGTGGATTGCACAAAGAGAAGGACGTACTAAAGACGGTAATGATGCTACTCACCAAGGAGTTTTAAAGATGCTTGCAATGGCAAGTGGAGAAATGAATCCTATTGAGTATCTAAAAAAGATTAAAATAGTACCAGTTTCTATCTCTTATGAATATGACCCTACGGATGCACTAAAAATGCCGCAAATCCTTGCAAAAGCTAATGATGAAGTTTATGTAAAAGATAAGAATGAAGATTTCATTAATCTATATAGTGGTATCATTGGCCAAAAGAGAGGTATTCACATTCATGTTGGAGAAGTTTTAGACCAAGAATTAGATTGTTTAATTAATAGCTCAGAAAAAGTCAATAAACAAATGCAAGCCGTTGCTACAATTATAGACAAGTCTGTAATTAAAAATTATCACCTGTGGCCTACGAATTATATTGCTTACGATTTATTAAATCAAACTAATGAATATGCTGATAAATACACTGAAAAAGAAAAACAACTTTTTGAAAGACGTTTAGAATTACGTGTAGATAAAGCAAATAAAGTAGTGGTTGAAAATTTCTTAGCAATGTATGCTAACCCTGTAATTAATAAGTTAAAACTGAATAATGAACAATAA
- a CDS encoding sulfatase-like hydrolase/transferase, producing MENEVAKKGLITRLINNPIILFWFYIAVNMAPTIFFAFTQPVNIIGKLVVIIFPLGLYMLIFSVVKNTGFLQILFFPLLFLHAFQIVLFYLFGEDVIAADMFLNVATTNTSEINELLGSLIPSIVLVCVLYIPPTIFAILQWKRKNFLDVTFRKRKVLPALVLLLASLVLSFASANNNTNTFAFNQDVYPVNAIHNLGFAVNKWDKVKRYPLTSADFSYKAVKDTTTTTNRQIYVLIVGETSRADNWSLYGYERETNPNLSQQENLVVFEDALTQSNTTHKSVSIILSDAEAENYNLIYQRKGIIHAFKEAGFTTICLSNQAENSSFIEYFTKEADIYQTIRKTHSGTGMTENHYDEELIALMEDKIAETEGDLFILLHTYGSHFNYMERYPESFQKYMPDAVAGVSKSEKEHLVNAYDNSILYTDYFLSGTIDALKRTEASVAMLYTSDHGEDLFDDERGRFLHASPSPTYYQLRIPIVMWFSEPYKQEFPEKVRMANVNKVKPITTNAVFHTMIDASTIHTPYLEEDLSLVNPDFAIRDRMYLNDHDIAIPYVKMNLKKQDFNMLKKNNIKK from the coding sequence ATGGAAAATGAAGTTGCTAAAAAAGGTCTGATAACAAGACTCATCAATAATCCTATCATTTTATTCTGGTTTTATATTGCAGTTAATATGGCTCCAACTATATTTTTTGCTTTTACACAACCCGTTAATATAATCGGAAAATTAGTTGTTATTATTTTTCCATTAGGACTCTATATGCTGATATTTTCAGTTGTTAAGAATACTGGGTTCTTACAAATCTTATTCTTCCCTTTATTATTTTTACACGCCTTTCAGATTGTCCTTTTCTACTTATTTGGAGAGGATGTTATTGCTGCAGATATGTTTTTAAACGTAGCTACAACAAATACTTCTGAAATCAACGAGCTATTAGGAAGTTTAATTCCTTCAATTGTTTTGGTTTGTGTTTTATACATTCCTCCAACTATTTTCGCAATTTTACAATGGAAGCGCAAAAACTTTTTAGATGTAACATTCAGAAAAAGAAAAGTTCTCCCTGCTTTAGTTTTATTACTTGCCTCATTAGTTCTTTCTTTTGCCAGTGCAAATAACAATACAAACACCTTTGCTTTTAACCAAGATGTTTACCCTGTAAATGCAATTCACAACCTTGGTTTTGCCGTAAATAAATGGGATAAAGTAAAACGTTATCCATTAACATCTGCAGACTTCTCTTACAAAGCTGTAAAAGACACTACTACAACTACTAACAGACAAATCTACGTGTTGATTGTTGGTGAAACGAGTAGAGCAGATAATTGGTCTTTGTATGGTTATGAAAGAGAAACTAACCCTAATCTAAGTCAACAAGAAAACCTTGTGGTATTTGAAGATGCTTTAACTCAATCAAATACCACACATAAAAGTGTTTCAATTATACTTTCAGATGCTGAAGCTGAAAACTACAATTTAATCTATCAAAGAAAGGGAATTATTCACGCTTTTAAAGAAGCAGGTTTTACAACAATATGCCTCTCTAACCAAGCTGAAAACTCTTCTTTTATAGAGTACTTCACCAAAGAAGCTGATATCTATCAAACAATCCGTAAAACGCATAGTGGAACCGGAATGACAGAGAATCATTATGACGAAGAGTTAATTGCTCTAATGGAAGATAAAATAGCTGAAACAGAAGGAGATTTATTCATTTTACTACACACATATGGTTCTCATTTTAATTATATGGAGCGATATCCTGAGTCTTTCCAAAAGTATATGCCAGATGCAGTGGCAGGAGTTAGTAAATCTGAGAAAGAGCATTTAGTAAACGCTTATGACAATTCAATCTTATATACAGATTACTTCCTTTCAGGGACTATAGATGCTTTAAAAAGAACAGAAGCATCAGTTGCTATGCTTTATACTTCTGATCATGGAGAAGATTTATTTGATGATGAAAGAGGTCGTTTCTTACATGCTTCACCAAGCCCAACTTACTATCAATTGAGAATTCCAATTGTTATGTGGTTCTCTGAACCATATAAGCAAGAGTTTCCTGAAAAAGTCAGAATGGCTAATGTGAATAAAGTAAAACCAATCACAACAAATGCTGTTTTCCACACAATGATTGATGCATCTACGATACATACTCCTTATTTAGAAGAAGATTTGTCGTTAGTAAATCCTGATTTTGCAATCAGAGATAGAATGTACTTAAACGATCATGACATTGCAATTCCATATGTAAAAATGAATTTGAAGAAACAAGACTTCAATATGTTGAAAAAAAATAACATCAAAAAATAA
- a CDS encoding TatD family hydrolase → MIFTDTHTHLYSDAFADDRKETISRAIANGVTRFFIPAIDSSYTNAMYELESEFPDNIFLMMGLHPTDVKPETYKSELAFVEKEFEKRKFYAVGEIGIDLYWDKSTLQIQQEAFQYQIQLAKKYKLPINIHCRDAFDEVFEVLEKEKGDDLRGIFHCFTGTQEQAEKAISYNLKLGIGGVSTFKNGQIDKFLNKISIVDIVLETDSPYLAPVPFRGKRNESAYIVHIAEKLADIYGLSLAEIAKQTTANSQAVFGI, encoded by the coding sequence ATGATTTTTACAGATACGCATACACACCTTTATTCAGACGCCTTTGCAGATGATCGCAAAGAAACAATTAGTCGCGCAATAGCGAATGGAGTGACGCGTTTTTTTATACCAGCTATTGATTCGAGTTATACAAATGCAATGTATGAATTAGAATCAGAATTTCCTGATAATATTTTCTTAATGATGGGACTACACCCTACAGATGTTAAACCCGAAACTTATAAATCAGAATTAGCTTTTGTAGAAAAAGAATTCGAAAAAAGAAAATTTTATGCTGTTGGAGAAATAGGAATTGACTTATATTGGGATAAATCAACTTTACAGATTCAGCAAGAAGCTTTTCAATACCAAATCCAATTAGCAAAAAAATATAAACTACCCATCAATATACATTGTCGAGATGCTTTTGATGAAGTTTTTGAAGTATTAGAAAAAGAAAAAGGTGATGACCTTAGAGGAATTTTCCATTGTTTTACAGGAACACAAGAACAAGCAGAAAAAGCTATTTCATACAACCTTAAATTAGGAATAGGTGGAGTATCCACTTTTAAGAATGGCCAAATTGATAAGTTCTTAAATAAAATCTCAATTGTGGATATCGTATTAGAGACTGATTCTCCGTATCTTGCACCGGTTCCATTTAGAGGAAAAAGAAATGAAAGTGCCTACATTGTCCATATTGCAGAAAAATTAGCTGATATTTACGGACTTTCATTAGCTGAAATAGCAAAACAAACAACAGCCAATTCACAAGCTGTTTTTGGAATTTAA
- a CDS encoding DUF3109 family protein produces MFQIGKTIVSEDVLEKEFVCNLSACKGECCIDGDAGAPVEKGEVDILNKVYEHVKPFLRPEGIEAIETQGTSIIGEDGELETPLIEGGECAYVIYENEMALCGIEKAYNEGLIDWKKPISCHLYPIRIKEFSSFEAVNYHKWHICGDACTLGQELGVPVYKFLKDPLIRKYGEDWYKELELVADEYTKFKK; encoded by the coding sequence ATGTTTCAGATAGGAAAAACGATTGTGTCAGAGGATGTTCTTGAAAAAGAATTTGTTTGTAACCTTTCAGCTTGCAAAGGTGAATGTTGTATTGATGGAGATGCTGGTGCGCCCGTTGAAAAAGGAGAAGTTGATATTTTAAATAAGGTATATGAACACGTAAAGCCATTCTTACGTCCTGAAGGAATAGAGGCTATTGAAACACAAGGTACTTCAATAATTGGAGAAGATGGTGAGTTAGAGACTCCCCTTATTGAAGGAGGAGAATGTGCTTATGTTATATACGAAAACGAAATGGCATTGTGTGGAATTGAAAAAGCTTATAATGAAGGTTTAATTGACTGGAAAAAACCTATTTCTTGCCATTTATACCCTATAAGAATCAAAGAATTCTCATCATTTGAAGCTGTTAACTATCATAAATGGCATATTTGTGGAGATGCTTGTACATTAGGACAAGAATTAGGCGTACCTGTATATAAGTTTCTAAAAGACCCCTTAATTCGAAAATACGGAGAAGATTGGTATAAAGAACTGGAATTAGTTGCAGACGAATATACTAAATTTAAAAAATAA
- a CDS encoding BamA/TamA family outer membrane protein, with the protein MIKNYLLIKSLFIFLFFSTISFSQENTNISLAETPHDTIIEKQKFFDRIVSYFEEAKKDKSQSKFDLSFIGGPSYSVDTKLGLGIVASGLYRLDKEDMTLNPSNVSIYTNFTTSGFFSVGIENTTIFPNDDYRIFYDMAFQYMPSKFYGIGYEAGDKGDFTKYDNYQLGLKFDLLRKVLPNTYVGLTFSAQNIKSRNFEDESMRPEANPKNTAIGGGFLATYDSRDFIPNPSRGLYLKYEQTFFPKSLGSNKHFGRIDFTARAYQEIWTNATLAFDLNGIFNNGEVPWSMLSQIGGSRQMRGYYTGQYRDRKQINSQVELRQKIYNRHGIAVWGGAGNVFENFKNFDWNHTLPAYGIGYRWEFKNRVNIRLDYGLGKGQSGFYFNINESF; encoded by the coding sequence ATGATAAAAAATTACTTACTAATAAAATCCTTATTTATCTTTCTGTTTTTCAGCACAATATCTTTTTCGCAAGAAAACACAAATATTTCATTAGCAGAAACACCGCACGATACAATCATTGAGAAACAAAAGTTTTTTGATCGTATTGTAAGTTATTTTGAAGAAGCAAAAAAAGATAAATCTCAAAGTAAATTTGACCTTTCTTTTATTGGAGGACCAAGTTACTCTGTTGATACTAAACTCGGACTTGGGATTGTTGCTTCAGGTTTATACCGTTTAGACAAAGAAGATATGACTCTTAATCCTTCTAACGTATCTATCTATACTAATTTTACTACAAGTGGTTTCTTCTCTGTGGGAATTGAAAACACAACAATATTTCCTAATGACGACTACCGTATCTTTTATGACATGGCTTTTCAGTATATGCCAAGCAAATTCTACGGTATTGGATATGAAGCAGGAGACAAAGGAGATTTTACAAAATATGACAACTACCAGTTAGGCTTAAAGTTTGACTTATTGCGAAAAGTATTACCTAATACTTATGTTGGTTTAACTTTCTCTGCTCAGAATATAAAAAGTAGAAACTTTGAAGATGAAAGTATGAGACCAGAAGCAAACCCTAAAAACACAGCTATTGGTGGTGGTTTTTTGGCTACCTATGACTCAAGAGACTTTATCCCAAATCCATCTCGAGGATTATATCTTAAATATGAACAAACATTCTTTCCTAAATCATTAGGAAGCAATAAACATTTTGGACGTATTGACTTTACAGCGAGAGCATACCAAGAAATATGGACAAATGCAACGTTAGCTTTTGACCTAAATGGAATTTTCAACAATGGAGAAGTACCTTGGTCAATGTTATCTCAAATTGGTGGTTCACGTCAGATGAGAGGATATTACACAGGTCAATATAGAGATAGAAAACAAATTAACTCTCAAGTAGAATTACGTCAAAAAATATATAACAGACACGGTATAGCTGTTTGGGGAGGTGCAGGAAATGTTTTCGAAAACTTTAAAAACTTTGATTGGAATCATACCTTACCAGCTTATGGTATCGGTTATAGATGGGAATTTAAAAACAGAGTAAATATTCGACTTGACTATGGATTAGGAAAAGGTCAAAGCGGATTCTATTTTAATATTAACGAATCATTCTAA
- a CDS encoding FAD-dependent oxidoreductase has product MAIFDILIIGGGVAGVSCAQVLGSAFKKDFVKDKKVGIVMHQKASMLQDAVFFNAYGIKLGTLGRDLLEQSQEDLAYYQEIEQIKGEKVVSVYLKEGYFEVTTNRASYQAKAVVIATNSSPSFDIDGLMEYVEPHKKSLPTKNRIQLKNEDHLVKEGLYVAGTLAGHRSQLAIAAGSGAAVATDILTLWNGGVETHSHDSLRKK; this is encoded by the coding sequence ATGGCAATTTTTGACATACTTATTATTGGTGGCGGTGTAGCTGGAGTTTCTTGTGCTCAAGTTTTAGGGAGTGCTTTTAAAAAGGACTTTGTAAAAGATAAAAAGGTTGGAATTGTAATGCATCAGAAAGCTTCAATGTTGCAAGATGCTGTTTTTTTCAATGCTTACGGTATTAAATTAGGTACTTTAGGAAGAGATCTTTTAGAGCAATCACAAGAAGATTTAGCTTACTACCAAGAAATTGAACAAATAAAAGGAGAGAAGGTTGTTTCTGTTTATCTAAAAGAAGGGTATTTTGAAGTAACCACGAATAGGGCAAGTTATCAAGCGAAGGCTGTTGTAATTGCTACTAATTCAAGCCCCTCATTCGATATTGATGGTTTAATGGAATATGTAGAGCCTCATAAGAAGTCATTGCCAACTAAAAATCGCATTCAATTAAAGAATGAGGATCATTTAGTAAAAGAAGGATTATATGTAGCGGGAACTTTAGCAGGACACCGTAGTCAGTTAGCAATTGCTGCTGGTAGTGGAGCTGCTGTTGCTACAGATATTTTAACATTGTGGAATGGAGGCGTTGAGACTCATAGCCATGATAGTTTAAGGAAAAAGTAA
- a CDS encoding aromatic amino acid transporter, with protein sequence MNSKLLGSILIIAGSSIGGGMLAMPITSAGVGFLGTLLLLFVIWFAMCYTALLMVRIYDFNLPTDGFDTLTKKYAGMAVNRIAGLSLMFLIYGLTAAYMTGGGTILKTNADQLFDTNIDSRFAILIFSILFSSIVLIGTRWVDLFTRGLFVAKLIFLFLLVVLMTPLIEGINLLSMPLSQGLIVTAIPAIFTSFGFHGSIPSIVTYLDGDKKLLKKAFILGSLLPLVIYLIWQTVVLGSLDQTSFMQILNDNLGLKGLILSVREMAQSSSVETLFSFFAAAALGTSFLGVSIGLYDYYKDLFKNKQKQFIKPLSGALTFVPPLMFALFYPEGFILALGYAAIAGVILALIIPSILYLRAMKFHKIQIPLYQYILLAMIFIFSVIIVYAQLIVVQNQ encoded by the coding sequence ATGAATAGTAAACTTTTAGGTAGCATATTGATTATTGCAGGATCATCTATTGGAGGAGGAATGCTTGCAATGCCCATTACTTCTGCAGGAGTAGGTTTTTTAGGCACACTATTATTGCTATTCGTAATTTGGTTTGCTATGTGCTATACAGCCTTGTTAATGGTTCGAATATATGATTTTAATTTACCGACAGATGGTTTTGACACATTGACAAAAAAATATGCTGGTATGGCTGTTAATCGAATTGCTGGACTAAGCTTGATGTTTTTAATTTATGGACTAACTGCTGCTTATATGACAGGAGGAGGAACAATTCTTAAAACTAATGCCGACCAACTTTTTGATACAAATATTGATAGTAGATTCGCAATTCTTATTTTCTCTATTCTCTTCAGTAGTATTGTTTTAATTGGAACGCGATGGGTTGACTTATTTACAAGAGGATTATTTGTTGCAAAACTTATTTTCTTATTCTTACTTGTGGTACTTATGACTCCTTTAATCGAAGGAATCAATTTATTAAGTATGCCTTTATCACAAGGCCTAATCGTTACCGCTATCCCTGCTATTTTTACTTCATTCGGTTTTCACGGAAGTATTCCGAGTATAGTAACCTATTTAGATGGAGATAAAAAACTACTTAAAAAAGCTTTTATCTTAGGAAGCTTATTGCCATTAGTTATCTATTTAATCTGGCAAACAGTTGTATTAGGAAGTTTAGATCAAACTTCATTTATGCAAATATTAAATGACAACTTAGGGTTAAAAGGCTTAATATTAAGTGTTCGTGAAATGGCACAATCCTCTTCTGTAGAAACCTTATTTAGCTTTTTTGCAGCAGCAGCATTAGGAACTTCATTCTTAGGAGTTAGTATCGGTCTTTACGATTACTATAAGGATTTATTTAAAAATAAGCAGAAGCAATTCATCAAACCTCTTTCAGGAGCACTAACTTTTGTACCACCGTTAATGTTTGCCTTATTTTACCCAGAAGGTTTTATCTTAGCATTAGGTTATGCAGCTATAGCAGGAGTTATCTTAGCTCTAATCATACCGAGCATTTTATATTTAAGGGCAATGAAATTTCACAAAATTCAAATTCCATTGTATCAATATATCTTATTGGCAATGATTTTTATTTTCTCTGTGATCATTGTATATGCACAACTAATCGTGGTTCAAAACCAATAA
- a CDS encoding MarC family protein: MDVNVRDIVSITMILFAVIDIMGAIPIIVDLRNRVGYIESEKATLVSGVIMIAFLFLGEQMLRLIGIDVSSFAVAGAFVLFFLALEMILGIRIYRDDTPTTASIVPLAFPLIAGTGVLTTILSLRSQYSNANIIIGIIVNLVLVFFVLKSSAKIEKLLGAGGLSVIRKIFGVVLLAIAVKLFSTNVKGLFD, encoded by the coding sequence ATGGATGTAAATGTTAGAGACATTGTTAGTATAACAATGATATTGTTTGCTGTTATTGATATTATGGGGGCAATACCTATTATCGTAGATTTAAGAAATAGAGTAGGATATATAGAGTCTGAAAAGGCAACCTTAGTATCGGGTGTAATTATGATCGCTTTTTTATTTTTAGGAGAGCAAATGTTGAGGTTGATAGGTATTGATGTAAGTTCATTCGCTGTAGCAGGAGCTTTTGTATTATTTTTTTTAGCTTTAGAAATGATATTAGGAATTAGAATTTATCGAGACGATACACCGACAACTGCGTCTATTGTACCTTTAGCGTTCCCTTTAATTGCAGGTACAGGAGTTTTGACAACTATTTTATCGTTGCGTTCACAGTATTCAAATGCGAATATTATCATTGGTATAATTGTTAATCTTGTATTAGTGTTTTTTGTATTAAAGTCATCTGCTAAAATTGAAAAGCTATTAGGAGCTGGAGGATTGAGTGTTATACGTAAAATATTCGGAGTAGTACTACTTGCGATTGCTGTTAAATTATTTAGTACTAATGTTAAAGGCTTGTTTGACTAG
- a CDS encoding retropepsin-like aspartic protease, with amino-acid sequence MEKIKEVLKKEGYKRIPFKISKTHHLFVRAKVNGAIGDFIIDTGASNSCIDFTHIDLFNITPLESTTKASGAGANGMYTQVAYNNHLQLSRWHNKEFNLVLLDLTHVNVALTEYGTKTVHGIIGSDVLLQGEAVIDYKEKVLYIK; translated from the coding sequence ATGGAAAAAATAAAAGAAGTACTAAAAAAGGAAGGTTACAAGAGAATTCCTTTCAAAATTTCTAAAACACATCATCTGTTTGTGCGTGCAAAAGTAAATGGTGCAATCGGAGATTTTATTATAGATACAGGTGCTTCGAATAGTTGTATAGATTTTACTCATATTGATTTGTTCAATATTACACCTTTAGAGTCTACGACGAAAGCTTCTGGAGCAGGAGCGAATGGGATGTATACACAAGTAGCCTATAATAACCATTTACAACTGAGTCGTTGGCATAACAAAGAGTTTAATCTTGTGTTATTAGACCTTACTCACGTCAATGTAGCGTTAACTGAATACGGTACAAAAACGGTACATGGTATTATAGGCTCTGATGTATTATTACAAGGTGAAGCAGTTATTGATTATAAAGAAAAAGTACTTTATATCAAGTAG
- a CDS encoding Dabb family protein, producing MLKHIVMWRLKEENKEANKIEMKNQLMALKDKIEALKAISVEFNHIDATQANFDVMLYTEFLNFNDLAIYANHPEHLKVVDFIKSVVTERVAIDY from the coding sequence ATGTTAAAACACATCGTGATGTGGCGTCTTAAAGAAGAAAATAAAGAGGCTAATAAAATTGAAATGAAAAATCAATTAATGGCATTAAAAGATAAAATTGAGGCGTTGAAAGCTATTTCTGTAGAGTTTAATCATATAGATGCTACTCAAGCAAATTTTGATGTTATGCTTTATACTGAGTTTTTAAATTTTAATGATTTAGCAATATATGCAAATCATCCAGAACATTTAAAAGTTGTTGATTTTATTAAATCTGTAGTTACAGAAAGAGTAGCAATTGACTATTAG
- a CDS encoding asparaginase: protein MNNKPAILLIYTGGTIGMVKDFKTGALRAFNFDQLVERIPELHLLECSIETYSFEVPIDSSDMRPEMWVQMASVIEENYKKFDGFVILHGSDTMSYSASALSFMLENTRKPIILTGSQLPIGDLRTDAKENLITAIQIAALQENSKPVIQEVCLYFEYKLYRGNRTSKVSSELFNAFTSPNIPHLAESGVNLRVNKALLEYKNETLPLTVHKEMSRNVMILKVFPGIQQKVLKAILNIEDLEGIVLETYGSGNAPTESWFLHTLAEAIAKGLKVINVTQCSSGSVHMGKYETSTELKEIGVISGKDITTEAAITKLMFLLAQKNVVDFKEAFETPICGEMEI from the coding sequence ATGAACAATAAACCTGCAATTCTGCTTATCTATACTGGTGGTACCATTGGTATGGTTAAGGATTTTAAGACAGGGGCATTACGCGCCTTCAATTTCGACCAACTTGTTGAACGTATTCCAGAATTACACTTATTAGAATGTTCTATTGAAACATACTCTTTTGAGGTGCCGATTGATTCTTCTGATATGCGTCCTGAGATGTGGGTTCAAATGGCAAGTGTTATTGAAGAAAATTATAAAAAGTTTGACGGTTTTGTGATTCTACATGGTTCTGATACGATGTCATATTCTGCATCTGCTCTTAGTTTTATGTTAGAAAACACACGAAAACCAATTATCTTGACAGGATCTCAATTGCCTATTGGAGATTTACGTACTGATGCAAAAGAGAATTTAATTACGGCTATTCAAATCGCAGCGTTACAAGAAAATAGCAAACCTGTTATTCAAGAAGTATGCTTGTATTTTGAATATAAATTATATCGTGGAAATAGAACCTCTAAAGTGAGTTCTGAATTATTTAATGCGTTCACCTCACCAAATATTCCACATTTGGCAGAGTCGGGTGTAAACTTGAGAGTAAACAAAGCTTTGTTAGAATACAAAAATGAGACGTTACCTTTGACTGTTCATAAAGAAATGTCGAGAAATGTAATGATCTTAAAAGTTTTCCCTGGTATTCAACAAAAAGTGCTAAAAGCAATTTTAAACATTGAAGATTTAGAGGGCATAGTATTAGAAACTTATGGTTCTGGTAATGCTCCTACAGAGTCTTGGTTCTTACACACTCTGGCAGAAGCTATCGCAAAAGGACTAAAAGTAATTAATGTTACACAATGCTCAAGTGGTAGTGTTCATATGGGGAAATACGAAACGAGTACTGAATTAAAAGAAATTGGTGTAATCTCAGGAAAAGATATCACTACTGAAGCAGCCATTACTAAACTAATGTTTTTATTGGCTCAAAAAAATGTTGTAGACTTTAAAGAAGCATTTGAAACTCCTATTTGTGGAGAAATGGAGATTTAA
- a CDS encoding PCMD domain-containing protein, which translates to MFKFNKQLLLSSLLFLFAFVAKAQNEKVELLPLGNMNNWMVREIKESFIIGGNTQYLYEITEKKDTLKDNTPYKNIKSPWATSSVLATVSGITKGSVTVYPEKRDKGFAARLETRIERVKVLGVININVLASGTIFLGEMIEPITDTKNPQSKLVTGIPFTKKPKAMQYDYKVTTGGPSRRVNGMGKGSEVNRNDMAEIQILLQKRWEDSNGNVHAKRVGTGWERFDKSVKTWQNKHRLNVNYGDISKEKFYGSHMALRKGEDAYYTRNSKGKMVPIIEEGWGTADDEVTHLIIQFSSSNGGAYIGNTDSKLWIDNVGLVY; encoded by the coding sequence ATGTTTAAATTTAATAAGCAATTGCTTTTATCATCATTACTTTTCTTATTTGCTTTTGTTGCCAAAGCACAAAATGAAAAAGTAGAATTACTACCTTTAGGAAATATGAATAATTGGATGGTTCGCGAAATAAAAGAATCATTTATTATCGGAGGAAACACGCAATACCTGTATGAGATTACAGAAAAGAAAGACACTTTAAAAGACAATACTCCTTATAAAAATATAAAATCACCTTGGGCTACCTCTTCTGTATTAGCTACAGTAAGTGGTATTACAAAAGGAAGTGTAACCGTTTATCCAGAAAAAAGAGACAAGGGATTTGCTGCACGTTTAGAAACACGTATTGAACGAGTAAAAGTTCTTGGAGTTATCAATATTAATGTATTAGCAAGTGGTACAATTTTCTTAGGGGAAATGATAGAACCAATTACAGACACTAAAAATCCTCAGAGTAAATTAGTAACAGGTATTCCTTTTACTAAAAAGCCAAAAGCAATGCAATATGACTATAAGGTAACTACAGGAGGTCCATCTCGTCGAGTAAACGGAATGGGAAAAGGTTCTGAAGTGAATAGAAATGACATGGCTGAAATTCAAATTTTACTTCAAAAGAGATGGGAAGACAGCAATGGAAATGTACACGCTAAAAGAGTTGGTACTGGATGGGAGCGCTTTGATAAATCCGTTAAAACTTGGCAGAACAAACATCGTTTAAATGTTAACTACGGTGATATTAGTAAAGAAAAATTCTATGGTTCACATATGGCACTTCGCAAAGGAGAAGATGCTTACTATACAAGAAATAGCAAAGGAAAAATGGTTCCTATCATAGAAGAAGGATGGGGAACAGCAGATGATGAAGTAACGCACTTAATTATTCAGTTCTCTTCAAGTAATGGAGGTGCCTATATTGGAAATACTGATAGTAAATTATGGATTGACAATGTTGGTTTAGTTTATTAA